TTGATTATCTACATTCTGATAACCCACTATAAAACACCAAGTGATGAGCATTTGTACAATCAGACAACTGATTCCTCACCATGTGATAGCTTTGTGGCATTTTCTGTTGGTTCAGCCATTTTACTTTGCTACTGGAGTTTACTTACAAGTTTTTTTTCAATTGCTTTTGCATCCGAGTTGCCATTCTTGTTGTCACCTGAGCTGAAGTATTCTCTCACAGTGTTTCTGACAGTTGCTGGCAGTTTTATTCTTACAGTGTGGCTGATTGTGCTTGCCGTTTTGGCATTGGTTTTAGatgatgtctgggagagaggggtgcaTCCACCACCCAACTGTTCAGGGACCACCTCACCACAGTCAATCTCTGTTTTAGTCTTTGCTCCTTTCTCCTTGTTGTTGACAGATTGTCTGATTGACACAGACTGAAGGACCAGTGGAGTGTTTTGACCATAGAACACTGTCTGGGGTATGTGGACCTGCACACTCTGACCGAGAAGTTCCTCATTTTCCTTATGTTCTCTCCCTGTGTCAGACACCAGAGAGATGCCACACTCTTCCACAGATTGATCAGACGGTTTCTTCACCAGCATTCTGTTAGAGGAGGTGTAAAATGTCATTTTTGTCCTCTTCACCTCTTCTTTGTTGACAGCCTGGTTGTTTGTTTTTCTCAGCTGTATGTGTGTAATGGATATTTCTTTGGTCTGGCCTTTTGGCTCTGATGTCTCAAACACTTTATCCTTCTGGCTCTGGTGCACCTGCTCCCCACTCCAATCAGAGATAAAATTCTCACTGTCATCTGGTTGAGGGACAGGGCTTTGACTATTCTCACCTTTTAAACTATAGAGGCTTTGCGTACGCAACTGGTAGTCTTCTCTATTCTGAATGCTATTAGAACGGTAATGCTCcttgtcttcttctctctcatcaTACTTATTATACAAGTCCAAAACCTCAGGTGCCTGAGTCACTGCCACTGGGAATGTCATGCTCCAGTCTTTTGGGAATTTCTTCGGGGTGTCTGGGGTGAGGGGGCGTAACCGTGCCGACGTGCCGAACAGGAAGGGTAGGGAGCTGGGCTCGTTGGGAGAGGACACAGAGTCAGAGCAGAAGGAAAAGGCACTGTCTATGGAGCTCAGAGAGGAGGCAGACGGTGAGGTGGCTGCGGAGGACAGGCTGGAGAAACTGGACCTGTTGGACATGGCCAGCCTCTGGGCAGGGTGCCAGAACCTAGAAGCTACCTGAGGGGACCTCCAGAAGGCATACCTAGATCTGCTGCCACCTACCCTGGGGCTGCTGTCCCCCTTTAGTAGCCCCTTAGcgtggggtttgtgtgtgtgttgggagtggTCTGCACAGCCACACATCACTGCCGCATCGCAGCTGGACTGACGGGCAACAGGAGTGTGGATCTGGCTTTGGGACCCTGACTGGGGAGAAGCCAGAGACACACTGGGTTCTGAGGAGCAGCGGGCTGAGCGAAGACTCTGGGTCCCCATCAGGGAGCATATAGACCCACTGGACAGTGAAGACATAAAGTCTAGATTTCCACAGCTATAAGCACTTTCCTCACTCACATATTGCTTTTTCAAGGAGTCAACCTCATTCAGAAGGCCCAaaatctctttctcctctttcaaGACCAGTTTCCCTGGAGACAGGAATAAAGGTTCCCTGTTAGGAGAGTGAAGTCCTCCTTGCTTCTCCCAGTCCCAATCATCAGACAAGTAGAGCTGCTGGTAAGACTCCACTGAAAGAAAAAACACGGGAGGATCAAAGCGAGACCACATGGTTACCGTGAAAatgcaaaaaaaagaaaagaaaatcaaCCATATGTTATCTAACAAAGATCTCACCCATGACATCGTCTACAGTTCCTTGTTCACAATTTGTCTCAGTAAAAATGCACTCAACATCTTTTCCAAAAATGGCCAGGGTGTTTTCAATGAGTAGTTGGATGAGAGCTGCAACCTGCAATGGAGATGAAAACACATTGAGGCAGAAAGTGTTAACAAATAGGGGATACAGGAGATGAATATATACTATCTGCTCATGCTAACTTCAACACCAGAGTCATTAATGGGGTCCAATGAAAATGGCTTTCAATTCAGTGTATTATTCCAATTTACACAGAAAATAAACAActtatacagtgagctccaaaagtattgggcaacaaatatttgttgttgttttggcttcaGATTTGAAATGATTCAATGattatgaggttaaagtgcagactgtcagctttcatttgaGTGTATTTtaatccatatcgggtgaaccgtttagaaattagaGCACCTTTTGTagatagtccccccattttagaggaccaaaagtattgggacataTCTACATTATGTGCattattaaagtagtaaaatgttacgtatttggtcccatattcatagcacgcaatgactacatcaatttATGACTGTACAAacgtgttggatgcatttgctgtttgttttggctgtgtttcatattattttgtgcccaatagaaattaatggtaaataatgtattgtgtcattttggagtcacttttccgtaaataagaatataatatttCTCAACACTTCTACACTTATGTGGaagctaccatgattacggataatcctgaatgaatcgtgaatgatgagtgagaaaaattactgaggcataaatatcatgtgatatttgtgcatctgtaactttctcactcataattgttcacgattcattcaggattttGCAGAATCATGGTAGTATCCACTACCTTTTTAGTggactgactctcctcctctggcCCTTTGGGCACGGGCAGCCACAGCATGTTGGGAGCGATACAGAGAGCCAGGTTCAAAGCGTTCATCTGGTTCTCCTGCGAGCTCTCCTGGATGTGATAGAGAAGGGCGAACAGGTAGCGGAGCAAGGTAACATTATCCTCTGGAAGCTGGCTCAATAGCCTGAAGGGGACAGACAATGGAGTGCCATTAATACCCTAGCGGCTAATTGAGGCCAGTAATGTAGAGAGGAATAGGTGAGTGGCTGATGCAAACACCCTAGTGAatgtgttctgtcctgttcaTATACCATTCTTTAGTCTGTCTCTAGTAAATTCCACTTctgcacagtacatacagtacatttactTGGGGAAGAACACATCAATAAATATATATCTTCATGTTGTTGAAGTTGCTCTAATGTGCCGAATGTGTTTTTCATAGATATTAAGATAAAAAAACAGATATTGAATGACTTTGAAACAGGACATGAAGTGCTGAGAAGGCTATTGGAATTAAAAAACAAGCAATACAGTTCTGTGTGTTTTTCTAGATGCACAAAACGATTTAATGAATTTAGCTGAATTGCAAACCACTGCTCTTCTATTCTATTGAGGGCATTTAACCTCTATTAAAGACAATTCTTTGATATGTCCTTTTTTTCCACTTTTCTGCCAGTCACAGGTTTCAAGATTTGAATTATTGTGTGCATTCTGTTGTACAATTTTCAATATTGTTCTGTTTCTGCTCACATCCATGGCTCAGCGTTACCCAAATGTTTCCTAtctatttttaaatgtattttttactctgttttcttcccaatttcatggtatccaattggtagttacagtcttgtctcatcgctgcaacttccgTACGGACTCtggagaggtgaaggttgagagcTGTGCGTTCTCCGAACTACAACCAAGCCACACTACTTCTTGATACagtgcccacttaacccggaagccagtcgcaccaatgtgtcggaggaaacactgtgcacgtggcgaccgtgtcagcatgcactgtgcccggcatgccacaggagtctctagtgcgcgatgggaccaGGACaaccctgctggccaaaccctcccctaacccggacgacactgggccaattgtgcaccaccccatGGATCTCCCGgttgcagccggctgcgacagaacctggactcgaacccagaatctctagtggcacagctgaATCTCTAGTGGCACTGCGATACAGtcccttagaccactgcgccactcaagAGGCTCCAAATCCCATAGAATAGGTAGCCACCGGACAATCATTCAAGCTGGAAAATCTCAATAAAACAATTGTAAGCAGATCCATTATATCAGAGGTGGGTGCAGAGGGTGGAGTCTTTTGTTTCATCCCTGCTCTAACACAATTGTCTCAGTTCATCAAGGACCATATGACAACTCCTTTATTTTAGCCACTAATCTATTGTTGGTAAACAAATAAACAGTATGAATCTCTCACCCTTTTATCAACTCAATCTTGTCTTCAATATCATCAGCCGCCATGACCTCCATCCACTTCTCATACAGACCAGTACTTAGCACACTGCCAGGGATGTTGCGCAGAAAGTCCTGTTCATTCAAATATAAGTCCTAGCAATCAAAATCTATACAGTACATTatgaaaatagtttaaaaaataacttTTGGTCCTCCATTTTaacatgttactgttactgctggcCATAATATTTCAGTTTAAAATCCAATGCAGTCTAGtaaataatctaaaacacaagtGAGACTTCAGAAAGCAATTACAGTGATGACTGATGCAGCAACAAACACAGACTCCCCCTCCAGCTGAACACTGTTGCCAGAGTTCAGTCTTTCCTTCAGTTCCCGGCATGTCTTAGCATTGGCTGAGCGCCGGAAGATCCCTGTGGTGGTGGGGCCCTCATGATACAACAGATACAGCATGTCCTGTATGGAGAATAGACCAGACATGTAGTAGTTTGCAGACGCAATTAAAAGCTGTGAATAATTTGCCCACCATGACTGATATTATCCTAATTTTCCCATCATGATTGGAATTATCCTCACTGCTTTCCCAGCAGTAGAGATGAATAATTTATAATTTTTCATATTTGATGGGATCAGAACTCACCATGATGGGTCTGGGTAAATTTCCATGATGACAGATGGAGGCCAatgaaagaccaaagagcttGTGAGGAGTTGTGGGGGATTCAGGATATCCACCTCCTTGGCTGCCATGTCCTCTTCTCAGAGCCCAGTCTAACAGAGACTTCTTTCTCTTTATGTGTTTCTGAAAGGAATCTGTTGGAAATTATGAACAGCGCATTCTTTAGAAACTCTGAGTGACAGATATGTGGTTGTCATTCAATCAGACCTGCTTTCAGCCAAACAAAAATATTAAAATGTAATTTTGAGTAACAAATCTGTCATGGCTTCAATAAGTAATGAGTgcaggagtcaggcgcagagcgCAGGGTAGTTCAAAAGAAGTGGATCCTAACTATTCCAAAAAAAAACAGAGAGACGGTCACGCCACACACACAAGGGCGCGTAAAGTCCCAGTCCAAACAAACAGGACGAAACTGATCAGAAAAAAGAAACCACAAGAATAATCAAACACCATAAAGAGAAAAACAAGCCCCCACAAAAGCCGACGGGCCTACTGGGTTTAAATAGCCCACAACCAAACCTAAACACAAAACAGGTGCAACAAATCAGACACtaaatgaaacagaaaaggggatcggtggcagctagtaggccctcccagtccacgaggtactgcaggcccctcacccggcgtctcgagtccagaatagctcgtacagtgtacgccggggacccctcgttgtccagagggggcggagggacctccggcacctcaccttcttgtaggggaccagctaccaccggcctgaggagagacacatgaaacgaggggttaatgcgataataagagggaagttgcaatctataacacacctcgtttatcctcctcaggaTTTTAAAtggccccagcttccggcagggcaggcggaggggcaggtttcgggtcgagagccagaccctgtcccctggtgcgaacaccggggcctcactgcggtggcggtcagcgctCTTCTTGTGCCATCCACCGGCCTGCTTAAGAGTGTCCTGGACTGCCCGCCAGGTCTCCCTAGAGCactgtacccactcctccaccacAGGAGCTTCCGTCTGACTTTGATGCCACGGAGCCAGGACCGACTGGTAGCCCAGCACGCATTGGAATGGCAACATGTTCGTGGAGGAGTGAcggagtgagttctgggccaaCTCTGCTCATGGGACTTACCTCGCCCATTCTCCTGGCCGGTTCTGGCAATAcaaccgcagaaacctacccacttcctggttcactctttccacctgcccattactctcggggtgataaccagaggtcaggatgaccgagacccccagatgctccataaacgccctccaaacacgggacgtgaactggggacctcgatcagaTACAATGTCCTctggcaccccgtagtgccggaagacgtgggtaaatAGAGCCTCCGCagactgtagggctgtagggagacCAGGCAATAGGAGGAGACGGcgggacttagagaaccgatccacaacgaccagaatGGTAGTGTTCCCCTGAGATGGGGGAAGATCAGTAAGAAAGTCCACCGATAGATGAGACCAAGGCCGTTGTGGAACCAggaggggctgtaacttccctctaggcaggtgcctaggagccttactccgcacaccgaacaggaggagacatggCCAAGGACGTGAGGCtctaaggtgggccaccagtatttcccCCTAAGACCCCGCACTGTCCTCGCAATCCCCGGATGACCTGAAGAAGGTAGTGTGTGAGCCCATCGAATCAATTGATCACGGACACCAAGTGGCACTTACCTGAGACCGGTCGGACACTGTGGAGGCGCAGGTTCAAACCgcaacgcccgctcgatgtccgtgTCCACCCCCCATACCACCGGAGCCACCAGCCTAGCAGCTGGAAGGATGGGAGGAGGATCGATGGACCGGTCCTCAgtgtcatagagacgggacagcgcgtcggccttaatgttgagggaacctggtctataaGAGATGGTAAATCTAAATcgggtaaagaacatggcccacctagcctgaagcggattcagtctcctcgccgcccggatatactccagattgcggtggtcagtccagatgaggaaaggatGTTTAGCCCcttcaagccagtgtctccacaccttcagggcttTTACCAtagctagcaactcccggtcccccacatcatagttccgctccgccggacccagcttcttagaaaataaagcgcaggggcggagcttcggtggcgtgcccAAGCGCTGTgacagcacggctccaaccccagcctcggacgcatccacctccactatgaatgctaacgaagggtccggatgcgccaataTGGGCGCGACAGTAAACAGCGCCTTCAACTGATTGAAAGCTCCATCTGCCTCGGCCGACCACCGTAAACGCAccgccccccttcagcagtgaggtaataggCTCCGACATTTgtccaaaaccccggataaatctctggtagtaattggcaaaccctaaaaaccgctgcacctcctttaccgtggtcggcggtcacactccatcaccacccccgaggtggaaatgcgataacccaggaaggaaacggctcgtttggagaacacacatttctcagccttgacgtataggtcatgctccagcagtcgcccaagtaCCTTGCGCACCAGGGAGACATGCGCGGCGTGTGGCAGAATAGATCAAGATGTCATCAATGTATACcaccacaccctgcccgtgcaggtccctgagaatctcatctATAAAGAATTGaaagacggctggagcattctttaacccatacggcatgacgaggtactcatagtggcctgatgtggcactaaacgctgttttccactcgtctccctcccgaatacgcaccagattgatTATACTCACTTTTTTCGTGAAAAAACGCGCTCCGTGGAATGATTCCAACgtcgtagcgatgagaggtagcggaTAACTAAATCCCACTGTAATCGGAtttagacctcgataatcaatgcaccgACGCAgtcctccctcctttttcttcacaaaaaagaaactcgaggagacagGTGACATgtagggccgaatgtacccctgtctcagagattctgtgacatatgtctccatagccaacgtctcctcctgagacaatgggtacacgtgactcctgggaagtgcagcgttctcctggaggtttatcacgcaatccccccatcgatggggtggtaatttggTCACCTTTTTACAaaaagcgatagccaaatcggcatattctgggggaatgcgcacagtggaaacctggtctggactctccaccgacgtggcaccgatggaaactcctatacacctacctgaacactcctctgaccaacCCCTGTCTCCAGGAAATGAGGGGATTGtgaatagccagccagggaatccccaacaccactggaaacgcaggtgaatcaaTAAGGTAGAAACTGATCCGCTCCCTATGatccccctgcgttaccatgtccagcggaatcgtggcctccctgaccagccctgaccctaacggtcGGCTAACTAAGGAGTGCACAGGGAAAGGTGGGTCTGTCTGCACCAACGGAATACCCAACTTACGGGCGAGTCCGCAATCcataaaattcccagctgcgcctgaatcgcctagcgccttatgctggagagATGGAAAAAACTCAGGGGaaaaaattaataaaaacatgtgaccaacagggagctctgGCTGAGTttggtgcctactcacctggggtggccGAGAAgagttccgcctgccatctcgacTCCCCAACGCACTCCTCCAGCACCGGTCCGAAGTGTGTCCTCTCCGGCCGCAGTAGGTGCAGGAGGAGCCCCCTCCTCCGGTCCCCCTAGATGCAgctcctcccaactccatcggagtTGGAGCGGGAGGGCTGGGAGGTGGAACTGACAGGACCccctctgaacgcccgcgggcagttAGCAGGTTGTCCAGTCGGATCGACATGTCTATAAGCTCGTCGAGGGAGATTGTGGTGTCCCGACAAGCTAGCTCCCTGCGTACGTCCTCCCGGAGGCTGCATTGGTAGTGGTCCATCAGTGCCCTGTCATTCCACCCCGCACCAGCAGCCAAGGTCCAGAACTCCAAGGCGAAGTCCTGtgcgctcctcgtctcctgtctgAGGTGGAACAGTCGCTCACCCGCAGCTCGGCCCTCCGGAGGGTGGTCAAACACGGCCCGAAAACGGCTGGTGAACTCCAGGTCGTGGTCCCGAGCCGAGTCTAGGCCGACGTTGGCCCATTCCAGGGCTCTACCCGTCAAACATGAGACGAGGAGGCTCACACTCTCCTCACCCGAGGGAGTTGGACGAACGGTAGCCAGGTAGAGCTCAAGATGGAGCAAAAACCCCTGGCACCCAGCTGCCGCTCCATTGTACTCCCTCGGGGGCGCGAGACGCAACGTGCCGGAACCAGTCGATGACATTGGAGGAGTGGGTTGTGTCATCTGTGGGGGAGCTGGGGTGGATGTcgggagaccactcctctcccatcgctccatcctctccatcatcagGTCCATCGCCGAAccgatccgatggaggacggCTGTGTGATGGAAGATGCGCTCCTCCATCGATGGAAGAGGGGTggttgctgctcctg
The Oncorhynchus keta strain PuntledgeMale-10-30-2019 chromosome 11, Oket_V2, whole genome shotgun sequence genome window above contains:
- the arhgap20b gene encoding rho GTPase-activating protein 20 isoform X1 encodes the protein MTPQQSIGSHSKVNCNESRTPEKEKKMRTSLQRRHSGQSAITKAFSKPKGHRRDAVPVPSPREELIQNLTSQSAEFVMEEHVQLSTGLQTQERHLFLFSDTLIIAKSKSSTSRKRKERVRLCEIWLASCMEEVAERELCSKNSFVIGWPTTNYVVTLSSSESKEKWLTTLQWHITKSKEVEYLSNLTMKVVLVDIGNSAMTTVNVDNTCDVDKVIRILTQQFKLTGRPTDYRLWVVSGREEALYPLIGHEHPFSIILNSLREMDRQALTVTNNILTVDGSLYLDHLLKDASGPRFILRLKAEGGGHGRADSFQKHIKRKKSLLDWALRRGHGSQGGGYPESPTTPHKLFGLSLASICHHGNLPRPIMDMLYLLYHEGPTTTGIFRRSANAKTCRELKERLNSGNSVQLEGESVFVAASVITDFLRNIPGSVLSTGLYEKWMEVMAADDIEDKIELIKGLLSQLPEDNVTLLRYLFALLYHIQESSQENQMNALNLALCIAPNMLWLPVPKGPEEESQSTKKVAALIQLLIENTLAIFGKDVECIFTETNCEQGTVDDVMVESYQQLYLSDDWDWEKQGGLHSPNREPLFLSPGKLVLKEEKEILGLLNEVDSLKKQYVSEESAYSCGNLDFMSSLSSGSICSLMGTQSLRSARCSSEPSVSLASPQSGSQSQIHTPVARQSSCDAAVMCGCADHSQHTHKPHAKGLLKGDSSPRVGGSRSRYAFWRSPQVASRFWHPAQRLAMSNRSSFSSLSSAATSPSASSLSSIDSAFSFCSDSVSSPNEPSSLPFLFGTSARLRPLTPDTPKKFPKDWSMTFPVAVTQAPEVLDLYNKYDEREEDKEHYRSNSIQNREDYQLRTQSLYSLKGENSQSPVPQPDDSENFISDWSGEQVHQSQKDKVFETSEPKGQTKEISITHIQLRKTNNQAVNKEEVKRTKMTFYTSSNRMLVKKPSDQSVEECGISLVSDTGREHKENEELLGQSVQVHIPQTVFYGQNTPLVLQSVSIRQSVNNKEKGAKTKTEIDCGEVVPEQLGGGCTPLSQTSSKTNAKTASTISHTVRIKLPATVRNTVREYFSSGDNKNGNSDAKAIEKKLVSKLQ
- the arhgap20b gene encoding rho GTPase-activating protein 20 isoform X2, which translates into the protein MSQGLQRRRRDAVPVPSPREELIQNLTSQSAEFVMEEHVQLSTGLQTQERHLFLFSDTLIIAKSKSSTSRKRKERVRLCEIWLASCMEEVAERELCSKNSFVIGWPTTNYVVTLSSSESKEKWLTTLQWHITKSKEVEYLSNLTMKVVLVDIGNSAMTTVNVDNTCDVDKVIRILTQQFKLTGRPTDYRLWVVSGREEALYPLIGHEHPFSIILNSLREMDRQALTVTNNILTVDGSLYLDHLLKDASGPRFILRLKAEGGGHGRADSFQKHIKRKKSLLDWALRRGHGSQGGGYPESPTTPHKLFGLSLASICHHGNLPRPIMDMLYLLYHEGPTTTGIFRRSANAKTCRELKERLNSGNSVQLEGESVFVAASVITDFLRNIPGSVLSTGLYEKWMEVMAADDIEDKIELIKGLLSQLPEDNVTLLRYLFALLYHIQESSQENQMNALNLALCIAPNMLWLPVPKGPEEESQSTKKVAALIQLLIENTLAIFGKDVECIFTETNCEQGTVDDVMVESYQQLYLSDDWDWEKQGGLHSPNREPLFLSPGKLVLKEEKEILGLLNEVDSLKKQYVSEESAYSCGNLDFMSSLSSGSICSLMGTQSLRSARCSSEPSVSLASPQSGSQSQIHTPVARQSSCDAAVMCGCADHSQHTHKPHAKGLLKGDSSPRVGGSRSRYAFWRSPQVASRFWHPAQRLAMSNRSSFSSLSSAATSPSASSLSSIDSAFSFCSDSVSSPNEPSSLPFLFGTSARLRPLTPDTPKKFPKDWSMTFPVAVTQAPEVLDLYNKYDEREEDKEHYRSNSIQNREDYQLRTQSLYSLKGENSQSPVPQPDDSENFISDWSGEQVHQSQKDKVFETSEPKGQTKEISITHIQLRKTNNQAVNKEEVKRTKMTFYTSSNRMLVKKPSDQSVEECGISLVSDTGREHKENEELLGQSVQVHIPQTVFYGQNTPLVLQSVSIRQSVNNKEKGAKTKTEIDCGEVVPEQLGGGCTPLSQTSSKTNAKTASTISHTVRIKLPATVRNTVREYFSSGDNKNGNSDAKAIEKKLVSKLQ